The genomic segment TTAGGCCTTACTGGGGCTGGCCGTTGCCGTCCGATTTACGATCGTCGAAGGGCTTCCATCCACTTTCGCCACGGGCCTGGGAGTCTGAGCGTTCGCGCTTGAAGCGTTCGAACTCTTCGCGGTCGCGGGCCATGCGCAGATGGGCGAGATATTCACCGAATTCACGCTGAGCTGCCTCAAGTTTGCGACGTTCTTCCTCGATCCGCTCGAGTTCGGCTGAGCGCCATTCGTCGAAGGCCTGGTTGCCGGTCCGGTCCGAACCGCGACTCCAATTCGGGCCACCGCCGAAACCACCGTTGCCACCTTCCCGATTGCCGAACTGCCAGGGACCACGCCAATTGGCTCGAGCCTTCTCGCGCGCTTCATCGAAGCGCATATTGGCGAAACCGACCAAATCACCCGGTTGGCCCGACCTCTTCTGCCAGATTTTCAGCATCAGAATCGCCAGGCCGATCGGCCAGAACACGATGAAACCAAGGATCATCGCGACCAACTCGAGCGGGCGCCACGGCACCCGGTTGTAATTTCCACGTTTCCAGTCACAGCGGCCGCGGCGACCCTGGCCGCGATCGTTTTCCGCCCATTCCGCAGTCGCACTCATTTCCGCTCTCCATGTCGGCCGCTATGGCCTAATGTAAATGTAACGTACATTAACATGAGGCCCGAGTCCATGGCCCGCAAGAGGGCCGGCGAAAATTTCAGGCGGGGGGACCGATTTGGTCCGTCTGGGCACCTGAATATCCGGCGAGATTGAGGACTCGGGAAGAGGTGGGGGCTGCGCCGGGCCGTGCAAGACGGCGGGCGCGGACGAGCACATATTTAATGTGAGCTAAAGCTTGGTCGTGAACGCGATTGTTAGCGCGACCAAGGGCCCTTGCGGGCGGTGCGGCGGATGGCGCCCTCGACCAGGCTCTGGGCGGCGGCTTCCAGGATCGCCGCCGGATTGGCGCCGGTGCGGACCGGATCCAGATGGCCGGACAGCATCAGCATGGCCAGGCCGTGGGAGAGCGACCAGATTTCGAAAGCCAGCGCCTTAGCGCCGTCGCGTGGCGCGCCGTTGTGGTCGAGCACGCTGGCGCAGGCTTGGCGGATGCTTTCCAGCGCCCGGTCGGCGGCGGCGCCTGGCTCCGGCGCGTTCAGGGTTTGCACATTGCCGAACATTGAG from the Beijerinckia sp. 28-YEA-48 genome contains:
- a CDS encoding DUF2852 domain-containing protein, which translates into the protein MSATAEWAENDRGQGRRGRCDWKRGNYNRVPWRPLELVAMILGFIVFWPIGLAILMLKIWQKRSGQPGDLVGFANMRFDEAREKARANWRGPWQFGNREGGNGGFGGGPNWSRGSDRTGNQAFDEWRSAELERIEEERRKLEAAQREFGEYLAHLRMARDREEFERFKRERSDSQARGESGWKPFDDRKSDGNGQPQ